In a single window of the Candoia aspera isolate rCanAsp1 chromosome 14, rCanAsp1.hap2, whole genome shotgun sequence genome:
- the PGAP6 gene encoding post-GPI attachment to proteins factor 6, with translation MAAASLGRHPLLFLLLAAAAAAPSPLEKKEAERADSAEDPAFASEYFSQSSQTLSFYSWYGSAKLFRFRVPEDTVLLRWLLQASKGKGPGCGKTQVTFHIRYGAPPVINPLGTQFPVNTSVPPSFSQTLTLDATLQNSTFVNLTNPAAGDWFLAAHLPAASSKIEVKGFSRTCAYTFQPDLFLLRRVDVVVLEPDVPTQQALSQGARRPLHAKVFVPEYIAGLRFELGNCTENGSAAACALRVTLGLAVLSWSSQKVLPCLEACSVFLTSPPWGRWVWITVESLGGAGARVSFEMTAFFIACKPAGAASFLGFYQSWKQDQGMPMLGGSLNSTLLATDSIHDASGPGSSCLRGQPVVREELDVASVRFRTLGDSTVLVRSELPTLLLFNLNSGMDSGGSLVLNLMLNETSVGLGNATVWACLSSMSPALFLNGSWGCWTAFSQGHLLNMSTSSREAAVIVPYPESDNWYLSLKLRCPKESEDCDQAQGQVSVLAYLTPCFDDCGTYGQCSLMRRHGYLYAGCTCKAGWAGWSCTDGTKAQSEGTQILATLLLTLSNLLFLPAITVALYHYHLVEASVYTFTMFFSTFYHACDQPGIAVMCIMDYDTLQFCDFLGSVVSIWVTILCMARVEKILKYVLCVLGTLVIAMSLQLDRRGVWNMMGPCVFALTVMATIWVYRGVSRRRCYPPSWKRWAFFLFPGTSLAFVAIAVYACLETTENYYYTHSIWHVLVASSVAFLLPPGDKQEEPWSWSCKLLCHYQICKNDREELYAVS, from the exons ATGGCCGCCGCCTCGCTGGGGCGCCACCCTCTGCTCTTCCTgctcctcgccgccgccgccgccgccccctcgcCGCTCGAGAAGAAGGAGGCTGAGCGGGCCGACAGCGCCGAGG ATCCCGCGTTTGCTTCTGAGTATTTTTCACAGAGTTCGCAGACGCTGTCCTTCTACAGTTGGTATGGAAGTGCCAAACTCTTCCGCTTCCGTGTCCCGGAGGACACGGTGCTGCTGCGCTGGCTCCTGCAGGCTTCCAAAGGCAAAGGCCCTGGATGTGGCAAGACTCAGGTCACCTT CCACATCCGCTATGGTGCCCCTCCGGTCATCAACCCCCTGGGCACGCAGTTTCCCGTGAACACAAGCGTGCCTCCTTCCTTCAGCCAGACACTGACACTAGATGCTACCCTGCAGAACAGCACATTTGTCAACCTCACCAATCCGGCTGCTGGTGACTGGTTTCTCGCTGCCCACCTGCCGGCGGCCTCAAGCAAGATTGAGGTGAAG GGCTTCTCCAGAACTTGCGCCTATACCTTCCAGCCTGACCTGTTTTTGCTGCGCCGTGTGGACGTGGTAGTCCTTGAGCCTGATGTGCCCACACAACAGGCTCTGTCCCAGGGGGCCAGAAGGCCACTTCATGCCAA GGTCTTTGTCCCAGAGTACATCGCTGGGTTGCGCTTTGAGCTGGGGAACTGCACGGAGAATGGCTCTGCAGCGGCCTGCGCCCTCCGGGTCACACTGGGCTTGGCTGTGCTCTCTTGGTCTTCCCAGAAGGTGCTTCCCTGCCTGGAGGCTTGCAGTGTCTTCCTGACTTCCCCGCCATGGGGAAGGTGGGTTTGGATCACGGTGGAGAGCCTTGGCGGTGCTGGTGCCAGGGTTTCCTTTGAGATGACAGCGTTCTTCATAG CGTGCAAGCCGGCGGGTGCTGCCTCCTTCCTTGGCTTCTACCAGAGCTGGAAGCAGGACCAGGGGATGCCGATGCTGGGGGGCAGCCTCAACAGCACGCTGCTTGCCACGGACAGCATCCATGATGCATCTGGCCCAGGAAGCTCCTGCCTGCGTGGCCAGCCGGTGGTCCGCGAGGAGCTGGATGTTGCGTCGGTGCGCTTCCGGACCCTCGGGGATTCCACCGTGCTTGTGCGGAGCGAACTTCCCACTCTGCTCCTCTTTAACCTAAATTCGGGCATGGACAGTGGAGGGAGCCTGGTGCTGAACCTGATGCTGAATGAG ACTTCTGTGGGCCTTGGAAATGCCACGGTGTGGGCCTGCTTGAGTTCCATGTCCCCTGCACTTTTCCTGAACGGGTCCTGGGGCTGCTGGACAG CCTTCTCCCAGGGCCACCTGCTGAACATGAGCACGTCCTCCAGGGAAGCAGCCGTCATTGTCCCATACCCAGAATCTGACAACTGGTACCTGTCCCTGAAGCTGCGCTGCCCAAAGGAGTCAGA AGACTGTGACCAAGCTCAGGGCCAGGTGTCTGTGCTTGCCTACCTCACCCCCTGCTTTGATGACTGCGGGACCTACGGACAGTGCAGCCTCATGAGGCGCCATGGCTACCTCTATGCTGGCTGCACCTGCAAGGCTG GTTGGGCTGGCTGGAGCTGCACAGATGGAACCAAAGCCCAGTCTGAAGGCACACAGATCCTGGCCACCCTCTTGCTCACCCTCAGCAACCTGCTCTTCCTGCCTGCCATCACTGTTGCCCTTTACCACTACCACCTGGTTGAGGCCTCCGTCTACACCTTTACCATGTTCTTCTCCACA TTCTACCACGCCTGTGACCAGCCTGGCATTGCTGTAATGTGCATTATGGACTACGACACATTGCAGTTCTGTGACTTTCTGGGCTCTGTCGTCTCCATCTGGGTGACCATTCTGTGCATGGCACGAGTCGAGAAGATCCTGAAATAT GTCCTCTGTGTGCTAGGGACCCTGGTCATTGCGATGTCACTGCAGCTGGACCGCAGGGGGGTCTGGAACATGATGGGCCCCTGTGTCTTTGCCCTCACCGTCATGGCCACCATTTGG GTCTATCGTGGGGTCTCCCGGCGTCGCTGCTATCCTCCATCCTGGAAGCGCTGGGCCTTTTTCCTCTTCCCCGGGACCAGCCTAGCATTCGTGGCCATAGCAGTCTATGCCTGCCTGGAAACCACCGAGAACTACTATTACACCCACAGTATCTGGCACGTCCTGGTGGCCAGCAGCGtggccttcctcctcccccccggaGATAAGCAGGAGGAGCCATGGTCCTGGTCCTGTAAGCTGCTGTGCCATTACCAGATCTGTAAGAACGACCGGGAAGAACTCTACGCAGTGAGTTGA